One segment of Fuscovulum ytuae DNA contains the following:
- the aspS gene encoding aspartate--tRNA ligase produces MHAYRSHTCAELNKAHVGQTVRLSGWVHRVRDHGGVLFIDLRDHYGITQVLADSDSPAFAAVEKVRAEWVIRIDGRVKARDAALVNPKIPTGEVEVYVTGLEVLGAADELPMPVFGEVDYPEETRLTYRFLDLRREKLHRNMMLRSNVVRSLRNRMWDQGFNEFQTPIITASSPEGARDFLVPSRLHPGKFYALPQAPQQFKQLIMVAGFDRYFQIAPCFRDEDPRADRSPTDFYQLDIEMSFVEQEDVFAAVQPVIQGLFEEFRPDCKVPADWPRIAYKDALLWYGSDKPDLRNPIKMQVVSEHFRGSGFAVFAKLLENEGTEIRAIPAPTGGSRKFCDRMNAYAQKEGLPGMGYIFWREAEDGSGMEAAGPLAKNIGPERTEAVRAQLGLGLGDAAFFLGGKPEQFEAFAGRARNEIGRELGLAETDTFRFAWIVDFPMYEKTDDGKIDFSHNPFSMPQGGMEALMGDPLTVHAYQYDLACNGYELISGGIRNHKPEIMYKAFELAGYPNSEVDKRFGGMVKAFKYGAPPHGGCAMGIDRAVMLLADEQNIREVIMFPMNQRAEDLLMGAPSEPTNEQLRELRLRVVPKDQ; encoded by the coding sequence ATGCACGCCTATCGCAGCCACACCTGCGCCGAGTTGAACAAAGCCCATGTGGGCCAGACGGTCCGCCTGTCGGGTTGGGTGCATCGCGTGCGCGACCATGGCGGCGTGTTGTTCATCGACCTGCGCGACCATTATGGGATCACGCAGGTTTTGGCCGATAGCGACAGCCCGGCCTTTGCCGCCGTGGAAAAGGTGCGGGCCGAATGGGTGATCCGCATCGATGGCCGCGTGAAGGCACGCGATGCGGCGCTGGTGAACCCCAAGATCCCCACCGGTGAGGTTGAGGTTTATGTCACCGGGCTTGAGGTGCTGGGGGCCGCCGACGAATTGCCGATGCCGGTCTTTGGTGAGGTGGATTATCCCGAAGAAACCCGCCTGACCTATCGCTTCCTCGACCTGCGGCGGGAAAAGCTGCATCGCAACATGATGCTGCGGTCGAATGTGGTGCGCAGCTTGCGCAACCGCATGTGGGATCAGGGCTTCAACGAATTTCAGACGCCGATCATCACGGCCTCGTCTCCGGAAGGGGCACGGGATTTTCTGGTGCCAAGCCGCCTGCATCCGGGCAAGTTCTATGCCCTGCCGCAGGCGCCGCAGCAGTTCAAACAGTTGATCATGGTGGCGGGCTTTGACCGCTATTTCCAGATCGCCCCCTGTTTCCGCGATGAAGACCCCCGCGCGGACCGGTCGCCCACCGATTTCTACCAGCTGGACATCGAGATGAGCTTTGTGGAGCAGGAGGATGTCTTTGCCGCCGTCCAGCCCGTGATCCAAGGCCTGTTCGAAGAATTCCGCCCCGATTGCAAGGTGCCCGCCGACTGGCCGCGCATCGCCTATAAGGACGCGCTCTTGTGGTATGGGTCTGACAAGCCAGACCTCAGGAACCCGATCAAGATGCAGGTGGTAAGCGAGCATTTCCGCGGGTCCGGTTTTGCCGTCTTTGCCAAGCTTTTGGAAAACGAAGGCACCGAAATCCGCGCCATCCCCGCGCCCACGGGCGGCAGCCGCAAGTTCTGTGACCGGATGAATGCCTATGCCCAGAAGGAAGGCCTGCCGGGGATGGGTTACATCTTCTGGCGTGAGGCCGAGGATGGGTCGGGGATGGAGGCGGCGGGGCCGCTGGCCAAGAATATCGGCCCCGAACGGACCGAGGCTGTCCGCGCGCAGCTTGGCCTTGGTCTTGGCGATGCGGCCTTCTTCCTTGGCGGCAAGCCCGAGCAGTTCGAGGCCTTTGCAGGCCGCGCGCGGAACGAAATCGGGCGCGAGTTGGGGCTGGCCGAGACGGATACCTTCCGTTTCGCCTGGATCGTCGATTTCCCGATGTATGAGAAAACCGATGACGGGAAGATCGACTTCTCGCACAATCCCTTCTCCATGCCGCAGGGCGGGATGGAGGCGCTGATGGGCGATCCGCTGACCGTTCATGCCTATCAATATGACCTTGCCTGCAACGGCTATGAGCTGATCTCGGGCGGCATCCGCAACCACAAGCCGGAGATCATGTACAAGGCCTTTGAACTGGCCGGCTACCCGAATTCCGAGGTGGACAAGCGTTTTGGCGGCATGGTGAAGGCGTTCAAATATGGGGCGCCCCCGCATGGCGGCTGCGCGATGGGGATTGACCGGGCGGTGATGCTCTTGGCTGATGAACAGAACATCCGCGAGGTCATCATGTTCCCGATGAACCAGCGCGCCGAGGACCTGCTGATGGGCGCGCCGTCGGAACCGACCAACGAGCAGCTGCGCGAGCTGCGCCTGCGCGTGGTGCCGAAGGATCAGTGA
- a CDS encoding ring-cleaving dioxygenase, whose protein sequence is MTKIPGLHHVTAISGPPQENVDFYAGLLKQRLVKKTVNFDAPDTYHLYYGDKAGSPGTILTFFPFAEAGPGRAGPGMASAYAYAIPKGEFDALIDDLSAGDRHIPAAAERFGQRVITLRDPDGAPVELIETEGATDRHGFHSVTLWERDPDPTARLLTEAFGYEVVGTERGAGGERLRLKAPGSDRANIIDIWRADIQTAPRPGKGTIHHVAFRAKTQEDQHHWQDALLKFGHRTTPVIDRQYFNAIYFREPGGVLFEIATDPPGFAVDEPVETMGSSLMLPPQHERLRDRIESILPPLKVPA, encoded by the coding sequence ATGACCAAGATACCCGGCCTTCACCACGTCACCGCCATCTCTGGCCCACCGCAAGAGAATGTGGATTTCTACGCAGGCCTTCTGAAACAGCGGCTGGTGAAAAAGACGGTGAATTTCGACGCGCCCGACACCTATCACCTCTATTACGGTGACAAGGCAGGCAGCCCCGGCACGATCCTGACCTTCTTTCCCTTTGCCGAAGCAGGCCCCGGACGGGCCGGCCCCGGCATGGCCTCGGCCTATGCCTATGCGATCCCCAAGGGAGAGTTCGACGCCCTGATCGACGATCTCTCGGCAGGCGACCGCCATATCCCAGCGGCGGCCGAACGCTTTGGCCAGCGCGTCATCACCCTGCGCGACCCCGATGGCGCCCCCGTGGAACTGATCGAAACAGAGGGGGCGACCGACCGGCACGGTTTTCATTCCGTGACACTCTGGGAACGCGACCCCGATCCGACGGCGCGCCTTCTGACCGAGGCGTTCGGCTATGAGGTCGTGGGAACCGAACGCGGCGCAGGCGGCGAAAGGCTGCGGCTGAAGGCACCGGGCAGTGATCGCGCGAATATCATCGACATCTGGCGCGCCGATATCCAGACCGCCCCACGCCCCGGCAAGGGGACGATCCATCACGTGGCCTTCCGCGCCAAGACGCAAGAGGATCAGCATCACTGGCAAGACGCGCTGTTGAAATTCGGCCACCGCACGACGCCGGTGATCGACCGGCAATATTTCAACGCGATCTATTTCCGCGAACCGGGCGGCGTGCTGTTCGAAATCGCGACCGACCCGCCGGGTTTTGCCGTGGATGAACCCGTCGAAACGATGGGGTCTTCCTTGATGCTGCCGCCCCAGCATGAACGCCTGCGCGATCGGATCGAGTCGATCCTGCCGCCGCTGAAGGTGCCGGCATGA
- a CDS encoding GNAT family N-acetyltransferase: MTGDILAGWTPAAWPDAAALIGRHVRLDRLDADAHAADLFSAFAGHDALWDYMPYGPFHSAAAYHRWAKEATAGRDPVFWAITPEGAAHPAGVASFLRITPDHGTIEVGHICLSPSLQRGRAATEAMFLMMDWAFSHGYRRYEWKCNALNLPSRRAAQRLGFSFEGVFRNHMVIKGRNRDSAWFAVTDGDWPALREAFAAWLSPANFDAAGRQKERLSDLSRLVRVASDPAL; encoded by the coding sequence ATGACAGGTGACATTCTTGCAGGCTGGACACCGGCCGCTTGGCCGGATGCAGCCGCCCTCATCGGGCGCCATGTGCGGCTGGACCGGCTGGATGCTGATGCCCATGCCGCCGATCTTTTTTCCGCTTTCGCAGGGCATGATGCGCTGTGGGATTACATGCCCTATGGCCCCTTCCATTCCGCCGCCGCCTATCACCGCTGGGCGAAAGAGGCGACGGCAGGCCGCGACCCGGTCTTTTGGGCGATCACGCCGGAAGGGGCGGCCCATCCGGCGGGCGTGGCCTCTTTCCTGCGCATCACCCCTGACCATGGGACGATCGAGGTGGGGCATATCTGCCTGTCGCCGTCTTTGCAGCGTGGCCGCGCGGCGACCGAGGCGATGTTCCTGATGATGGATTGGGCCTTTTCCCATGGCTATCGCCGCTATGAATGGAAATGCAACGCGCTGAACTTGCCGTCCCGGCGCGCGGCGCAGCGGCTTGGCTTTTCCTTCGAAGGGGTGTTCCGCAACCATATGGTGATCAAGGGTAGGAACCGCGATTCCGCATGGTTTGCGGTGACGGATGGCGATTGGCCCGCCCTGCGCGAGGCCTTTGCCGCCTGGCTGTCGCCTGCGAATTTCGACGCCGCCGGACGGCAGAAGGAACGGCTGTCCGACCTGTCGCGTCTGGTGCGCGTAGCATCGGACCCCGCGCTCTAG
- the mce gene encoding methylmalonyl-CoA epimerase has product MIGRLNHVAIAVPDLTAAAEQYRGTLGAKVGAAQDEPDHGVTVVFIELPNTKIELLYPLGENSPIAGFLEKNPAGGIHHICYEVDDILAARDRLKAAGARVLGSGEPKIGAHGKPVLFLHPKDFNGCLVELEQV; this is encoded by the coding sequence ATGATCGGACGCCTGAACCATGTGGCCATCGCCGTGCCGGACCTGACCGCCGCGGCCGAGCAATATCGTGGCACGCTGGGCGCCAAGGTCGGCGCAGCGCAGGACGAACCCGATCACGGGGTGACGGTGGTCTTCATCGAATTGCCCAATACGAAAATCGAACTCCTCTATCCCTTGGGCGAAAATTCCCCCATCGCGGGTTTCCTTGAAAAGAACCCCGCCGGGGGCATCCACCACATCTGCTATGAGGTGGACGATATCCTTGCCGCCCGCGACCGGCTAAAGGCCGCAGGCGCGCGCGTGCTGGGAAGCGGAGAGCCGAAGATCGGCGCGCATGGCAAGCCCGTGCTGTTCCTGCATCCCAAGGATTTCAACGGCTGCCTTGTCGAACTGGAACAGGTCTGA
- a CDS encoding DUF1993 family protein, translated as MSPHPPLYTASVPVFRHYLDRVARMAEGAGAALDHPIADSFPARQHFATAAGFALRVACPLAGREVPGLPTALGPRLAVARATLGAMRPDEFAGAEARVIAHCAGFADLEQDGVSFLHLFGMPNFLFHVTMGYASLRAAGLPLGKADFDGFHHYPEGFAF; from the coding sequence ATGTCGCCCCATCCCCCGCTTTACACCGCCTCCGTGCCCGTCTTTCGGCATTACCTTGACCGGGTGGCGCGAATGGCCGAAGGCGCGGGCGCGGCGCTGGACCACCCTATCGCCGACAGCTTTCCCGCCCGCCAGCATTTCGCCACCGCCGCGGGCTTTGCCCTGCGCGTGGCCTGCCCCCTTGCCGGGCGCGAAGTGCCGGGCCTGCCCACGGCGCTGGGTCCCCGTCTGGCCGTGGCGCGCGCCACTTTGGGCGCGATGCGCCCGGATGAATTCGCAGGGGCCGAGGCGCGGGTGATCGCCCATTGCGCGGGTTTCGCCGATCTGGAACAGGATGGGGTCAGCTTCCTGCATCTGTTCGGGATGCCCAATTTCCTGTTCCACGTCACCATGGGCTATGCCAGCCTGCGCGCGGCAGGCCTGCCCTTGGGCAAGGCGGATTTCGACGGCTTCCACCACTATCCCGAAGGCTTTGCGTTCTGA
- a CDS encoding DUF1467 family protein, with translation MSITSAIVLYAVSWFMVFFIVLPIRFVSQGDAGSVVPGTPAGAPATHIVARKAKMTTWIAALVWLALAGIITSGVISVRDIDWRGVMTD, from the coding sequence ATGAGCATCACCTCGGCCATCGTCCTTTATGCCGTCAGCTGGTTCATGGTCTTTTTCATCGTGCTGCCGATCCGCTTTGTGAGCCAAGGCGATGCCGGCAGCGTGGTCCCCGGCACGCCCGCAGGCGCACCGGCCACCCATATCGTGGCGCGCAAGGCAAAGATGACGACCTGGATCGCGGCTTTGGTCTGGCTGGCGCTGGCGGGGATCATCACCTCCGGCGTCATTTCGGTGCGCGATATCGATTGGCGCGGCGTGATGACCGACTGA
- a CDS encoding alpha/beta hydrolase — protein MRRAGPSTGAATGIVLLHGRGGSAADILSLMDHAALPDVAAIAPEAAGNSWWPTSFLAPSAQMAPFVTAALAQVDQAIATLTAAGIPPNRIWLAGFSQGACLATEAYARQGDRLAGLLAFSGALVGTGDAEGGPQPALYGHGPKSFDYSGQRPGKVWLSVHDRDPHIPRLRVEETARTLTTLGATVETRVYPGAGHGIMRDDLTALRRFLTS, from the coding sequence ATGAGGCGCGCAGGTCCTTCGACAGGGGCGGCGACGGGCATCGTGCTGCTGCATGGGCGCGGCGGGTCGGCGGCAGATATCCTGTCGCTGATGGACCATGCCGCGCTGCCCGACGTGGCCGCCATCGCGCCCGAGGCGGCGGGGAACAGCTGGTGGCCCACCAGCTTCCTCGCCCCCAGCGCGCAGATGGCCCCTTTCGTGACCGCGGCGCTGGCGCAGGTCGATCAGGCCATCGCCACGCTGACGGCCGCAGGCATCCCCCCGAACCGCATCTGGCTTGCAGGCTTCTCGCAAGGCGCCTGCCTCGCCACCGAAGCCTATGCCCGACAGGGCGACCGCCTTGCCGGGCTCTTGGCCTTTTCGGGTGCTCTTGTCGGGACAGGCGATGCCGAAGGCGGTCCACAACCGGCCCTTTACGGCCATGGCCCCAAAAGTTTTGACTATTCCGGTCAACGCCCCGGCAAGGTCTGGCTCTCGGTCCACGACCGCGACCCCCATATCCCGCGCCTGCGGGTCGAGGAAACGGCCCGCACCCTCACCACACTTGGCGCTACGGTGGAAACAAGGGTCTACCCCGGCGCGGGCCATGGGATCATGCGCGACGATCTGACAGCCCTGCGCCGTTTCCTGACGTCCTAA
- a CDS encoding aminotransferase class IV family protein — MESPLRGAAGDVRLIETLLWDGARFPRLPLHLARLAAGAGELGFACDRGAVVAALRDAVEEQRSMRVRLTLGWRGDVEVTVADLPPAKAEWRVGLASERLSSSDPWLRVKTTQRAAYDAARARLTAGLDEVVFLNERGEVCDGTITTVFFDRGQGMRTPPLSSGLLPGVLRAEMAVPEEMLMADDLPRVRLWVGNALRGLIPAVWVGT; from the coding sequence GCTGGCGACGTCCGGCTGATCGAGACGCTGCTTTGGGACGGGGCGCGGTTCCCCCGGCTGCCGCTGCATCTGGCGCGGCTGGCGGCGGGGGCGGGGGAATTGGGCTTTGCCTGCGACCGTGGGGCGGTGGTGGCCGCCTTGCGCGACGCGGTGGAAGAGCAGCGGTCAATGCGGGTGCGGCTGACGCTGGGTTGGCGGGGCGATGTGGAGGTCACGGTGGCCGACCTTCCGCCCGCCAAGGCAGAATGGCGGGTCGGGTTGGCGTCTGAGCGGCTGTCATCGTCCGACCCATGGTTGCGGGTCAAGACCACGCAGCGCGCGGCCTATGACGCGGCGCGGGCCAGACTGACTGCGGGGCTGGACGAGGTGGTGTTCCTGAACGAACGGGGCGAGGTTTGCGACGGCACGATCACCACGGTCTTTTTCGACCGGGGGCAGGGGATGCGGACGCCGCCCCTGTCATCGGGGCTTTTGCCAGGGGTTTTGCGCGCCGAGATGGCGGTGCCGGAAGAGATGCTGATGGCCGATGATCTGCCACGGGTGCGGCTATGGGTCGGCAACGCGCTGCGGGGGTTGATCCCTGCGGTCTGGGTGGGGACCTAA